A DNA window from Candidatus Wallbacteria bacterium contains the following coding sequences:
- the rpsI gene encoding 30S ribosomal protein S9 — protein MQVYVGCGRRKTSVARVRMSEGTGAITINERTMEEYLANQQKLIGFVKSPLMITNLEKNFDIFIRVNGGGFTGQAQAIRHGISRALIRVDENLRAPLKKAGFLTRDSRMKERKKYGQKGARARYQYSKR, from the coding sequence ATGCAAGTTTACGTAGGATGCGGCAGAAGGAAGACCTCGGTGGCCCGTGTGCGCATGTCCGAGGGGACCGGAGCCATTACCATCAACGAGCGTACCATGGAGGAATACCTTGCCAATCAGCAGAAGCTGATCGGCTTCGTGAAATCCCCTCTGATGATCACGAATCTGGAAAAGAATTTTGATATCTTCATCCGTGTCAACGGCGGTGGATTCACCGGACAGGCCCAGGCCATCAGGCATGGCATCAGCAGGGCTCTGATCAGGGTGGATGAAAATCTCAGAGCGCCTTTGAAGAAAGCCGGGTTTCTCACCAGGGACTCCAGGATGAAGGAACGCAAGAAGTACGGACAGAAGGGCGCCAGGGCCCGCTATCAGTACTCCAAGCGCTGA
- the rplM gene encoding 50S ribosomal protein L13 — MKTYTQKQEEVKRKWYLIDAENQILGRLATRIADILNGKNEVTYTPHTDSGDFVVVVNADKIRVTGRKMTQKMYYKYTGYPGGLKSKTFEEVISTDPERVIHGAVKGMLPKNRLSPHKLTRLKVYTGSVHPHEAQNPEKIEL; from the coding sequence ATGAAAACCTATACTCAGAAGCAGGAAGAGGTTAAAAGGAAATGGTACCTGATCGATGCCGAGAATCAGATACTGGGGAGACTCGCCACCCGGATCGCCGACATATTGAACGGCAAAAATGAGGTGACCTACACTCCGCATACCGACTCCGGAGATTTCGTGGTTGTGGTGAATGCGGACAAAATCCGTGTGACAGGGCGCAAAATGACGCAGAAGATGTACTATAAATATACCGGCTATCCGGGTGGACTAAAGTCGAAGACTTTCGAAGAAGTAATCTCCACTGACCCGGAACGGGTGATCCATGGTGCAGTAAAGGGTATGCTGCCGAAAAACAGGCTCAGCCCCCATAAATTGACCCGCCTGAAGGTCTACACAGGTAGCGTTCACCCGCACGAAGCCCAGAATCCAGAAAAAATTGAGCTTTAA
- the truA gene encoding tRNA pseudouridine(38-40) synthase TruA codes for MDELNIALTISYDGSCFHGFQRQPKARTVQGCLEEALKPIVGHKLTIAGSGRTDTGVHALGQVVNFKTKSLQVPLEKIKLLLNHSLNGEITVRSVYTVPADFHSRYSVKRKVYLYWVKTGELEPWLRNYCWFWRKRSFDKTLVQRTAEIFLGEHDFAGFAANLEPRTNTVKRLYSLEVTENREGTIFTFEGDGFLRGMVRVLTSMLLHCGAGYIKPEALQLQLSHPGKVNLPEKAPPNGLYLAKVIYT; via the coding sequence ATGGATGAGCTGAACATCGCCCTCACCATCAGCTATGACGGCTCCTGTTTCCATGGATTCCAGCGACAGCCGAAAGCAAGGACAGTGCAGGGCTGTCTGGAAGAAGCACTGAAACCCATTGTGGGACATAAACTTACCATCGCCGGTTCAGGCAGAACCGACACAGGAGTGCATGCTCTAGGTCAGGTGGTCAATTTCAAAACAAAAAGCTTGCAAGTTCCTCTTGAAAAAATTAAACTTCTTCTCAACCATTCGCTGAACGGTGAAATCACCGTGCGGAGTGTTTATACTGTCCCTGCGGATTTCCATTCCCGTTACTCGGTCAAGCGTAAGGTTTACCTTTACTGGGTGAAGACCGGGGAATTGGAACCCTGGCTGCGGAATTACTGCTGGTTCTGGCGGAAGCGCAGCTTCGATAAAACTCTGGTGCAGCGGACGGCGGAGATTTTTCTAGGCGAGCATGATTTTGCCGGGTTTGCCGCCAATCTGGAGCCCCGGACAAACACGGTGAAACGTCTCTACAGCCTGGAAGTAACAGAAAACAGAGAAGGAACCATCTTCACTTTTGAAGGAGACGGCTTCCTGAGAGGCATGGTCCGGGTGCTGACCTCGATGCTTCTGCACTGTGGTGCGGGGTATATCAAACCGGAAGCACTGCAGCTGCAGCTTTCGCACCCGGGCAAGGTGAACCTGCCGGAAAAAGCGCCTCCGAATGGTTTGTACCTTGCAAAAGTAATTTACACGTAA
- a CDS encoding energy-coupling factor transporter transmembrane component T, whose amino-acid sequence MLSYLRDFSLGQYIPGNSYLHHLDARMKVILMFIFIANVFVVKTIFLYLLLFLFISDLILLARLRFYHFIRGLRAVLFLVIFVTLMNLLFITDGKVIFSFWILKITDQGLSQTLIVISRLLLLVMTTTLLTLTTSPVDLTYALEKLGKPLKKIGFPVHEFALMTTIALRFIPILARELDKIIKAQIARGINFGKGNFIVRLRKVSSLLLPLFFNSFKRADELSLAMEVRCYTGGEGRTSLREYRLKTIDFAALLLFVSLFVSCKLGLLIIWMS is encoded by the coding sequence ATGCTTAGCTATCTGAGGGACTTTTCCCTGGGGCAGTATATTCCTGGAAATTCTTATCTCCATCATCTGGACGCCAGGATGAAAGTGATCCTGATGTTCATTTTCATCGCCAATGTCTTTGTTGTGAAAACCATTTTCCTGTATTTACTGCTGTTTTTATTCATCAGCGACCTGATCCTGCTGGCCCGTCTGCGATTCTATCATTTTATCCGCGGATTGAGGGCTGTCCTGTTTCTAGTAATCTTTGTCACTCTAATGAATCTTTTATTCATCACAGACGGGAAAGTGATTTTCAGTTTCTGGATTTTAAAAATCACTGACCAGGGGCTTTCTCAAACCTTGATCGTCATTTCCAGGCTGCTGCTTCTGGTAATGACCACCACCCTGCTTACTCTGACAACGTCCCCAGTTGATCTGACTTATGCCTTGGAAAAACTGGGAAAACCTTTGAAGAAAATCGGATTTCCTGTGCACGAATTCGCCCTGATGACTACCATTGCACTGCGCTTTATCCCGATACTGGCGCGGGAGCTTGACAAGATCATCAAAGCTCAGATCGCCCGCGGGATCAACTTCGGGAAGGGAAATTTCATTGTCAGACTCAGAAAAGTATCCTCACTGCTGCTCCCTCTGTTTTTTAATTCCTTCAAGAGAGCGGACGAACTTTCTCTGGCGATGGAAGTCAGATGTTACACAGGAGGAGAAGGCCGGACCTCCCTCAGGGAGTATCGACTTAAAACTATTGATTTTGCTGCATTGCTCCTGTTCGTGTCTCTGTTTGTTTCATGCAAGCTCGGTCTTTTAATAATATGGATGAGCTGA
- a CDS encoding ATP-binding cassette domain-containing protein — protein sequence MTKITLEKLSFIYSQDTPFEYPVFREIDLEIQAEEVFGLLGRTGTGKTTLAQLIGGLIKPTKGRVTVELSKDREAGIGIGYVLQYPEHQLFAETVYEDIGYGLNELVLPSEEVRRRIEWACAFLKIRPACFSRSPFSLSGGEMRRVALAGILVLKPEVLILDEPTVGLDPKSRKEFIQQLFAIHSEEKFTLIVITHDQELLGYLDRVCVLGDGGIAFKGTTAELLNCDKFTRFGLKRPLIVRVMDTVIGEIDSGWRSRESALALLSERMKRGADA from the coding sequence TTGACAAAGATCACACTAGAAAAACTATCATTTATTTATTCTCAAGACACCCCTTTTGAATATCCTGTTTTTCGTGAGATTGACCTTGAGATTCAAGCTGAAGAGGTTTTCGGGTTACTCGGGCGCACCGGAACCGGAAAAACCACCCTGGCTCAATTGATCGGGGGGTTGATCAAACCTACAAAAGGCAGAGTGACGGTGGAGCTCTCGAAAGACAGGGAAGCCGGGATCGGCATTGGATATGTCCTCCAGTACCCTGAACATCAGTTGTTCGCTGAAACTGTCTACGAGGACATCGGTTATGGCTTGAATGAACTTGTGCTTCCATCTGAAGAAGTGCGGCGCAGAATCGAATGGGCCTGTGCGTTTCTCAAGATCAGGCCGGCCTGTTTTTCCAGATCCCCATTTTCGCTTTCAGGTGGTGAAATGAGAAGGGTAGCGCTGGCTGGAATTCTTGTTTTGAAACCTGAAGTCCTGATTCTGGATGAACCGACTGTCGGACTTGATCCCAAAAGTCGGAAGGAATTCATCCAGCAGCTCTTTGCAATCCATTCTGAGGAAAAGTTCACTCTGATCGTGATTACCCACGACCAGGAACTGCTTGGGTACCTGGACCGGGTCTGTGTGCTTGGGGACGGGGGAATCGCCTTCAAAGGCACTACTGCTGAGCTTTTGAATTGTGATAAATTTACCCGGTTCGGGTTGAAAAGGCCGCTGATAGTCAGAGTAATGGACACGGTGATCGGAGAAATCGATTCAGGATGGAGGTCCCGCGAATCGGCACTCGCCCTGCTTTCAGAGCGGATGAAGCGGGGTGCTGATGCTTAG
- the mazG gene encoding nucleoside triphosphate pyrophosphohydrolase — protein MDKLLEVMKRLRAPGGCPWDRVQTIKSLRPYLLEETYEVLDAMEEGDYRKLCEELGDLLMQIVFQAEIAEDEGKFTFSDVAQGITEKMINRHPHVFENMTLNTPEEVVNEWDKFKSKEGKKGIFEGVPGELPALLQAEKYQRRAKRIGLEFESGSDVIGKLKEELSELEKIYQKGSTDDLEEEFGDVLFSIVNLGRFLEINPELSLLSANRKFKQRVEQVDSLLGKEPERQKIEADPHLLDVLWNKAKKTKKGGESSV, from the coding sequence ATGGACAAACTGCTTGAAGTCATGAAGAGATTACGTGCTCCGGGAGGGTGTCCCTGGGACAGAGTTCAGACCATCAAGAGCCTGAGACCTTACCTGCTGGAAGAGACATATGAAGTGCTGGATGCAATGGAAGAAGGGGATTACCGGAAACTCTGCGAAGAACTTGGGGATCTCCTGATGCAGATCGTATTCCAGGCTGAAATCGCCGAGGATGAAGGAAAATTCACTTTCTCAGATGTGGCACAAGGGATCACAGAAAAGATGATCAACAGACACCCCCATGTTTTTGAAAACATGACTCTCAATACCCCTGAAGAAGTGGTGAATGAATGGGATAAGTTCAAATCCAAGGAAGGAAAAAAGGGAATTTTCGAGGGGGTTCCTGGAGAACTGCCGGCTTTACTGCAGGCGGAAAAGTATCAGAGAAGAGCCAAGCGGATAGGTCTTGAGTTTGAAAGCGGAAGTGATGTGATTGGAAAATTGAAAGAGGAGCTGAGTGAACTTGAAAAAATATATCAGAAGGGAAGCACTGATGACCTGGAAGAAGAATTCGGGGATGTGCTGTTCTCTATTGTAAATCTCGGCCGGTTTCTTGAGATCAACCCTGAACTCAGCCTGCTTTCGGCCAACAGGAAATTCAAACAGCGGGTCGAACAGGTTGATTCCTTGCTCGGGAAAGAGCCTGAACGTCAAAAAATTGAAGCTGATCCACATTTACTTGATGTACTGTGGAATAAAGCTAAAAAAACAAAGAAAGGAGGTGAAAGCAGTGTATAA
- a CDS encoding peptidylprolyl isomerase has translation MRKFRVLLKPLLFLPFLIITGCGGPPAGPAGLAPKQLVVPVPQLPQNTVETQEDKVSAILQSVTGEIFDAGEDQSSQETVILAKINSEEINLEMFQEELDNIPSDQRQKVSSMEFLNRMVDMYLIMNEIREERFYDDPAYKQLLGRVSRELISSEFGNQRYNSIFDKLEIESSEIEKYYIEHQDTFKISKQIHARQILISTDNGRSKEEALEKTGSILQELKALDFAEAARKYSEDDATRSNGGDLGFFTPDALIKPLNDFVEKAKPGDVSEPVETPGGYYLLKVEEIRENILRPLENVREEIRDTLKRKEATQRYELWKEQTLADYKSDIREDLLNKQNLPPETVIATVETDEITFHDLLEQIKKMPAMVHKAYERTDERVRLLHKMIDDQKLYLLAEKSKLPSDPECQGKLASMEKNLLINSYIDKKIAENVTNNEKFKQKFFADFVKQVRVSHIFLKADKNSTDEVTSAEVRSKQTLKELRNGGDFVKLATTWNGDSSRMRGGDLGYFSKGMLGEPLESAVFSLGTGEISEIVHSSFGFHILMVTDIREDQARKDQLAEGESSYRSAMVQEFYLNWLRQLRERSRIEVYPERLPKN, from the coding sequence ATGAGAAAATTCCGGGTGTTATTGAAACCCCTGCTGTTTCTGCCTTTTCTTATTATAACCGGATGCGGGGGACCTCCTGCCGGACCTGCGGGATTGGCTCCCAAGCAATTGGTGGTTCCGGTTCCCCAGTTACCACAGAATACTGTTGAGACCCAGGAAGATAAAGTTTCTGCGATTTTACAGAGCGTGACAGGGGAAATCTTCGATGCCGGCGAAGACCAGTCTTCGCAGGAAACCGTGATTCTTGCAAAGATCAACAGCGAAGAGATCAATCTGGAAATGTTCCAGGAAGAGCTTGACAATATTCCCAGTGACCAGAGGCAGAAAGTTTCCAGTATGGAGTTTCTGAATCGCATGGTGGACATGTATCTGATCATGAACGAAATCAGGGAGGAACGTTTTTATGATGATCCGGCATATAAGCAGCTTCTCGGCCGGGTAAGCAGAGAACTGATTTCCAGCGAATTCGGTAATCAGCGATATAATTCCATCTTCGACAAGCTGGAGATCGAGTCCAGCGAAATCGAGAAATATTATATAGAACATCAGGATACCTTCAAGATTTCGAAGCAGATCCATGCCAGACAGATACTCATTTCCACAGACAACGGGCGTTCCAAGGAAGAAGCGCTGGAAAAGACCGGATCTATTTTGCAGGAACTCAAGGCACTGGATTTTGCCGAAGCCGCCCGGAAATACAGTGAGGATGACGCTACCCGCAGTAATGGAGGAGACCTCGGCTTTTTTACACCGGATGCACTCATCAAACCGCTGAATGATTTTGTTGAAAAAGCCAAGCCTGGAGATGTTTCCGAGCCTGTCGAGACTCCTGGAGGATATTACCTTTTGAAGGTTGAGGAGATCAGGGAAAATATTCTGCGTCCGCTCGAAAATGTCAGGGAAGAGATTCGGGATACGCTGAAACGTAAAGAAGCTACTCAGCGGTATGAACTTTGGAAAGAACAGACTCTTGCAGATTACAAGAGTGATATCAGGGAAGACTTGCTTAACAAGCAGAATTTGCCTCCTGAAACAGTGATCGCAACTGTTGAAACTGATGAAATCACTTTTCATGATCTTCTCGAACAGATCAAGAAAATGCCCGCCATGGTTCACAAGGCGTATGAGCGGACGGACGAACGGGTAAGGCTGTTGCACAAGATGATCGACGACCAGAAACTTTATCTGCTGGCTGAGAAGAGCAAGCTGCCATCCGATCCGGAATGCCAGGGGAAACTGGCTTCAATGGAGAAAAATCTTCTGATCAACAGTTACATCGATAAAAAAATCGCCGAAAATGTCACGAATAATGAGAAGTTCAAGCAGAAATTCTTCGCTGATTTTGTGAAACAGGTGAGGGTTTCCCACATCTTTCTAAAGGCGGACAAGAATTCTACCGATGAGGTGACAAGTGCAGAAGTCAGGAGCAAGCAGACTTTGAAAGAATTGAGGAATGGTGGAGATTTTGTCAAGCTTGCCACGACCTGGAATGGAGATTCCAGCAGGATGCGTGGAGGCGACCTTGGGTATTTCAGCAAGGGAATGCTTGGGGAACCTCTGGAAAGCGCGGTTTTTTCCCTTGGCACTGGTGAGATCAGCGAGATTGTCCACAGCTCTTTCGGATTCCATATCCTCATGGTCACTGACATCAGAGAGGATCAGGCCCGTAAAGATCAGCTGGCAGAGGGAGAAAGCTCTTACCGGAGTGCCATGGTCCAGGAATTTTACCTGAACTGGCTCAGGCAGTTACGGGAGCGGAGCAGGATAGAGGTTTATCCGGAAAGGTTACCGAAAAATTAA
- a CDS encoding sulfite exporter TauE/SafE family protein: MAGLILLGLFIGTLGTLIGVGGGFILMPVLIFLYPDQNPEFLTSISLAVVFFNSLSGSFAYARMGKIDYKSSLLFSMTTVPGAILGAFTTAYIPRRLFNIVFGVLMILASVFLAFNREKKAGKGPPAGKTIFRQIIDRDGNNYNYSFNPALGMQFGFFVGYLSSLLGIGGGIIHVPLLIYCLNFPVHIATATSHFILVIVALTGTIVHIARGAFVHGAQMTAAISLGVVIGAQLGAGLSRRVQGKWIVLCLAMALAMVGLRIIFTK, translated from the coding sequence GTGGCCGGATTAATCCTGCTCGGACTTTTCATAGGTACGCTGGGCACGCTGATCGGGGTGGGCGGCGGTTTTATCCTGATGCCTGTGCTGATTTTTCTGTATCCGGATCAAAATCCCGAATTTTTGACCAGTATTTCTCTGGCTGTGGTGTTTTTCAATTCCCTGTCAGGGTCGTTTGCTTATGCCAGGATGGGGAAGATCGATTATAAATCGAGCCTGCTGTTTTCAATGACTACGGTTCCAGGCGCAATTTTAGGAGCTTTTACGACAGCATATATCCCCAGGCGATTGTTCAACATTGTTTTTGGGGTTCTGATGATTCTGGCATCCGTTTTTCTTGCCTTTAATCGAGAAAAAAAGGCCGGAAAAGGTCCGCCGGCCGGGAAAACGATTTTCAGGCAGATCATCGACAGGGACGGCAACAACTATAATTATTCCTTTAACCCGGCTTTAGGTATGCAATTCGGTTTTTTTGTCGGATACCTTTCCAGTCTGCTGGGAATCGGCGGAGGAATTATCCATGTGCCGCTTCTGATCTATTGCCTCAATTTTCCGGTGCATATTGCTACTGCGACTTCACATTTCATACTGGTCATAGTAGCCCTCACCGGTACCATCGTGCACATCGCCCGAGGAGCCTTTGTTCATGGAGCCCAGATGACTGCAGCGATTTCTCTGGGTGTGGTGATTGGTGCCCAGTTAGGGGCGGGATTATCCAGGCGAGTTCAGGGCAAATGGATAGTCCTCTGTCTGGCCATGGCCCTGGCTATGGTTGGACTCAGAATAATTTTCACCAAGTAA
- a CDS encoding CoA-binding protein: MNQEKKCGSESCAVAVLGASRKTERYSYMALMLLREKGYPVYPVHPVFAEIEGIPVYSNLSDVPVILDTITIYLSPANSASLGTEIIKAKPRRVIFNPGAENPELSAELKQLGIDTLNACTLVLLKTGQF; this comes from the coding sequence ATGAACCAGGAGAAGAAATGCGGATCTGAATCCTGTGCTGTCGCCGTGCTCGGAGCAAGCAGAAAAACTGAGCGTTACAGTTACATGGCATTGATGCTTCTCAGGGAAAAAGGATATCCCGTTTATCCTGTGCATCCCGTCTTTGCTGAAATCGAAGGAATACCTGTATACAGTAACCTGTCTGATGTACCTGTTATACTTGATACAATCACCATTTATCTCTCTCCTGCTAATTCAGCCAGCCTGGGTACTGAGATCATCAAGGCCAAGCCCAGGCGCGTCATCTTCAACCCTGGCGCTGAAAATCCTGAGCTATCCGCGGAATTGAAGCAGCTTGGAATTGATACTCTGAATGCCTGCACTCTGGTTTTGCTGAAAACCGGACAGTTCTAA
- a CDS encoding ECF transporter S component, giving the protein MKRNIRNLVYSSIFLCLSVLAPLIFHMSGLAGAVFLPMHIPVLLCGLMTGQLNGMIVGMLAPMLGFLLTGMPPLSPIPIALLMSCELGAYGFFAGFLHLGLMKNLFLSLFSAMLCGRAVLAYAVFLLSTLAGYNISWTDYLKVGVVTGLPGICCQILLVPLIYRILEKYRI; this is encoded by the coding sequence ATGAAGCGGAATATTCGTAATCTGGTTTACTCCTCGATCTTTCTCTGCCTGTCAGTGCTTGCACCTCTGATTTTTCACATGTCCGGACTTGCCGGGGCTGTCTTTCTTCCCATGCACATCCCGGTATTGCTCTGCGGCCTGATGACCGGACAGCTGAACGGGATGATCGTGGGGATGCTGGCTCCGATGCTGGGTTTTCTGCTGACCGGAATGCCGCCGTTGAGCCCGATTCCTATAGCCCTGCTCATGTCTTGCGAACTGGGCGCTTATGGATTTTTCGCCGGCTTCCTTCATCTCGGGCTGATGAAAAACCTGTTTTTATCCCTGTTCTCAGCGATGCTCTGCGGAAGGGCGGTGCTTGCATATGCAGTATTTCTGCTCAGCACCCTGGCCGGTTACAATATTTCCTGGACTGATTACCTGAAAGTAGGTGTTGTCACAGGACTGCCTGGCATCTGTTGCCAGATTCTGCTGGTTCCTTTGATTTATAGAATACTGGAGAAATATAGAATTTAA
- the mprF gene encoding bifunctional lysylphosphatidylglycerol flippase/synthetase MprF, whose protein sequence is MKPFIKNQDSKFISFLLSNLKQKLGLILFAVTLFILFHALKEVHYRDIVREVHNLPPKSILIAAILTAVNFFLFSLYDTLAFRHFRFPINYPRIAFTACISYSLGNTTGLSIVSGSALRTHLYSVFGFTYLDSLKIGIFNMLTLALGICGLGALTFSFGNEAIPGSLGIPAVLYRSIGFLLFLSCLAFILVFLRRVRKLSVSGIEMELPSSGTSLIQLLLGVMDLTIAGSVLFVLLPAGSEIHLTEFLSIFLLSTFSGIVSTVPGGLGVFELVMVKSLSGYFPAQILMGSILAFRGIYYLIPLTAGLLSLAANELLSRRSKFSAQREVFKEALSEIVPSTMAFLTFTAGAVLLFSGSLPPVRTRMLILYQFLPLPFVEISHFLGSITGTLLLIIAHGLYRRLDAAYYSTILLLFLGAAFSLVKGLNYEEAALFLLIAVLLIPNRIFFNRATRLSGRMFSGVWTYSMLLVVLSSLWLGFFSYKHVQFTSELWWKFALMGGAPRFLRAEIGIAIIMLLYGMHQLFKAGQPDFQKNNPEIIAKVEGILKKSIDTSAFLSLLGDKLFHFSESGNAFIMFGAHGNCFISMGDPVGPSEEIPGLIGSFRDLCDQYDREPVFYEISDRFLSHYLDVGLSLVKIGETGRIRLSELSLQGKKGSDYRQTINRMEHLNCRFEVISREHTGEILPRMKEISDQWLQEKNTREKGFSLGFFDAEYLSKFPTALVFQNDVPLAFANLLESAGNEESSIDLMRFSPASPGGSMDYLLTRTIFYAKDKGYKYFNLGMAPLSGLPESSAMPVWNRTLSFVYKHGEHFYNFQGLRKYKEKFSPEWRSCYLATTSRMRIPQALINVSAVISGGVGGILKR, encoded by the coding sequence ATGAAACCCTTCATAAAAAACCAGGACTCGAAATTCATCAGTTTTCTTCTGAGCAATCTCAAACAGAAATTAGGGCTGATTCTGTTTGCAGTTACCTTGTTCATTCTTTTTCATGCCTTAAAGGAAGTTCATTACAGAGACATTGTCAGGGAAGTTCATAACCTTCCTCCAAAAAGCATCCTGATTGCTGCAATCCTCACTGCAGTAAATTTTTTTCTGTTCAGCCTCTATGATACGCTGGCCTTCAGACATTTTAGATTTCCGATAAATTATCCGCGAATCGCTTTCACCGCCTGCATCAGTTACAGCCTCGGTAATACCACTGGACTCTCCATCGTTTCCGGCAGCGCGTTGAGGACACATCTCTATTCAGTTTTCGGTTTTACCTATCTGGACAGCCTCAAAATCGGTATTTTCAACATGCTGACCTTGGCACTGGGAATTTGCGGCCTGGGAGCCCTGACCTTTTCTTTTGGAAATGAGGCTATTCCCGGCAGCCTGGGAATTCCGGCAGTATTGTATAGATCAATCGGATTTCTCCTTTTTTTATCCTGCCTTGCATTTATCCTGGTTTTTCTGAGGAGAGTCAGAAAATTATCAGTTTCAGGGATTGAAATGGAGCTTCCCTCATCTGGAACCAGCCTGATCCAGCTGCTGCTCGGAGTCATGGACCTGACCATTGCAGGATCAGTCCTCTTTGTGCTGCTTCCAGCCGGAAGTGAGATTCACCTGACTGAGTTCCTTTCGATTTTCCTGCTTTCAACCTTTTCCGGAATTGTCAGCACCGTTCCCGGAGGTCTAGGTGTTTTCGAACTGGTCATGGTTAAAAGCCTGTCCGGGTATTTTCCAGCCCAGATTCTGATGGGGTCGATTCTCGCTTTTCGGGGTATCTATTATCTCATCCCTCTAACTGCCGGGCTTTTATCGCTTGCAGCCAACGAACTGCTATCCCGCAGAAGTAAGTTCAGCGCACAACGCGAAGTATTCAAAGAGGCTCTGTCTGAAATCGTTCCTTCCACAATGGCCTTCCTGACATTCACAGCTGGAGCAGTGCTGCTTTTTTCAGGATCCCTCCCACCTGTCAGAACCAGGATGCTGATCCTGTACCAGTTCCTGCCGCTGCCATTCGTTGAAATCTCGCATTTCTTAGGCAGCATTACCGGCACTCTGCTCCTGATCATAGCTCACGGTCTTTACCGCAGACTGGATGCAGCCTATTACTCAACCATTCTGCTACTCTTTCTGGGAGCGGCTTTTTCCCTGGTCAAAGGCCTGAATTATGAAGAGGCTGCTCTTTTCCTGCTGATCGCGGTTCTTCTGATCCCAAACCGGATTTTCTTCAACCGTGCTACCAGACTTTCCGGAAGGATGTTTTCCGGAGTCTGGACTTATTCGATGCTGCTTGTAGTCCTGAGCTCTCTCTGGCTTGGATTTTTCTCCTACAAGCATGTCCAGTTCACAAGCGAACTGTGGTGGAAATTCGCGCTGATGGGCGGTGCTCCAAGGTTTCTAAGGGCTGAGATCGGTATCGCAATCATTATGCTGCTCTATGGGATGCATCAGCTTTTCAAAGCAGGTCAGCCGGACTTTCAGAAAAACAATCCTGAAATCATCGCTAAAGTTGAAGGCATCCTGAAAAAATCAATCGATACATCGGCTTTTCTTTCACTGCTTGGAGATAAACTGTTCCACTTTTCAGAGTCAGGCAATGCCTTCATCATGTTTGGCGCACACGGGAACTGCTTCATCTCCATGGGCGATCCTGTCGGACCTTCTGAAGAAATTCCCGGACTGATCGGTTCCTTCCGCGACCTGTGCGATCAATACGACAGGGAACCGGTTTTCTACGAAATTTCAGACAGATTTCTCAGTCATTATCTGGATGTGGGCCTTTCCCTTGTGAAAATCGGTGAAACTGGGCGGATCAGACTTTCCGAACTCTCCCTGCAGGGAAAAAAAGGAAGCGATTACAGGCAGACGATCAACAGAATGGAGCATCTGAACTGCAGATTCGAGGTGATTTCCAGAGAGCATACCGGTGAAATCCTGCCAAGAATGAAAGAAATTTCAGACCAGTGGCTGCAGGAAAAAAACACCAGGGAAAAAGGATTTTCCCTGGGATTCTTTGATGCAGAATATCTGTCTAAATTCCCGACAGCGCTTGTTTTTCAGAACGATGTTCCCCTGGCATTCGCCAATCTCCTGGAAAGCGCTGGGAATGAGGAATCTTCGATTGACCTGATGAGATTCAGCCCTGCCTCACCAGGAGGAAGCATGGACTACCTTCTGACCAGGACAATTTTTTATGCAAAGGATAAAGGTTATAAGTATTTCAACTTGGGGATGGCTCCCCTGTCAGGCCTTCCCGAAAGTTCAGCCATGCCTGTCTGGAACAGGACTTTGTCCTTTGTATATAAACATGGCGAACATTTCTACAATTTCCAGGGGCTTAGAAAGTACAAGGAAAAATTTTCACCTGAATGGCGGTCCTGCTATCTTGCCACTACCAGCAGGATGCGGATCCCGCAGGCCCTGATCAATGTAAGTGCTGTAATTTCAGGAGGAGTTGGCGGCATTCTCAAAAGGTAA
- a CDS encoding DUF3795 domain-containing protein, with the protein MNSYCGLECGTCEAYLATKNNDGKLRQETAKKWSAQFNSDIKPEQINCEGCKGQGVKFSHCNECKVRKCNLAKKYENCGLCPDYPCQDVSFIVDNVPPAKEYLEQVRKGRKKS; encoded by the coding sequence ATGAATTCTTACTGTGGTCTGGAATGCGGCACCTGCGAAGCTTATCTCGCCACGAAAAATAACGACGGCAAGCTGAGACAGGAGACTGCCAAAAAATGGTCTGCCCAGTTCAACTCTGACATCAAGCCGGAGCAGATCAACTGCGAAGGCTGCAAGGGCCAAGGAGTAAAATTCTCCCACTGCAATGAATGCAAGGTCCGCAAATGCAATCTGGCGAAAAAATATGAAAACTGCGGTTTATGCCCTGATTATCCGTGCCAAGACGTCTCCTTTATAGTGGACAACGTGCCGCCTGCCAAGGAATACCTGGAACAGGTAAGAAAGGGCCGCAAGAAGAGCTAG